The nucleotide sequence TCGCCGGCTTGGCATACCATGCCCATACGACCGACTTGCGAGATGATCTGGAAGGTGACCAGACTGTGTCCACGCACTGGGTAGATGTGCTTGAAAACAGCTACCTGGAGCCGATAAATCGAAACCAGTATTATCTGGCTGCAAAATACGGCGGCTTTCGTGTGCCGGAAGGCTTTGATCCGGCCTCGCCTGAATCGGACATGATTCAGGATCAAGATTGGCATACAAGCGGTGAAATGCTGTATCCCGGTAATCAGAATAACCTCTCTGGCCAGCCTATCAAACGTCCCGATAATTACTATCTGGCTGGCCGGGCAGATCGAATGGTGGCTTCCCTGGAGGCTGCTTTTGCCACTATCGTGGCCAATATCCAGGCTTCCAGCGCATCCATTGCAGCAAACTCGACCAGGCTGGATACAGATACCCTTGTGTTCCAGGCCCGATTCAATAGTGCCAGCTGGCGTGGTGATCTGTTTGCTTACCGCCTGCAAAGTGATGGCAGTCTTGGCTCGGTGCCGCAATGGGATGCCGCCAGTGTGCTTGATGGCATGAATCTCGCTGACCGCAATGTATTGTTCGCCGGGAGCTCCGGCACTCTGGAGCCTTTTAGCTGGGAAAATCTCTCTGCGGCCCAGCGGACAATTCTGAACAATAATGATCTGGGCGAGAGCCGGATTGCATACCTTACCGGTAATCGCACACAGGAGCGTCAGAACGGGGGGCCTTTCAGGACACGTTCATCGCGGCTGGGTGATATTGTCAATTCCAACCCGGCGTTTTCCGGTCAGGAAAGCTACGGATACCACCGGTTGCCGGGTGCAGAAGGGAGTAGCTATTACTCTTTCTACCAGCAAAAGCGCAATGAGGAGTTGCGCCCGCCTGTGGTATACGTCGGCGCCAATGATGGTATGTTACACGCATTTCATGCCGACACAGGCGAAGAACTGTTTGCCTATGTGCCCAGCATGGTGCTGCCGCAGATGGCTGCCTTGTCTGAGCCGGGATATGAGCACCGTTACTCGGTTGACGGTTCGCCTACTATTGCGGATGCCTATATTGATGGTGAATGGCGGACAGTGCTGATCGGTGCCCTGGGTGCGGGCGGCCGCGGTTTGTTTGCACTGGATATCACTCATCCCAACGAACCGGAGCTGTTATGGGAGTTTACCCACCCGGAGCTGGGTGAAGGGGTGGAGGAGGTTTCTGTTGTGCGCACTGAGGTGGGTAATCAGGATGATCCGAAATGGATTGTGGCATTGGGTAATGGTTATAACTCTGCCAGCGGCCAGGCGGCGCTGCTGCTGATTGATCTTGCTTCAGGTGAAATGTTGGCTGAATCACCGGTTTACACCGGTGCGGGCAGCGTGGATGAACCCAATGGCATGGCGGCGGTCATCGCGATCAGTTCATCAGGAGGTCGTACGGCGGACACGATGTATGCAGGTGATTTGCAGGGTAATCTGTGGAAGTTCGATCAGATCCAGGCAAATGGAAACAACAAAGGAGTCTGGCGGCTGGCCGATGGTGAAGATGAACCCTTGTTTACCGCAGTCTCTCCAGATCAGGGCGCTCCCCGTCAGCCAATCACTTCGAAGCCTGAAGCTGGTTTCAACAGTGATGGCCAGGTAATGATTTACTTTGGCACGGGTAAATACCTTGAAGCCGTTGACGTGGAGAGTTCCGGGCTGCGTTTCACCCACTCTGCTTACGGGATCGTTGACGATGGTTCGCTGGGAATAACGCGGGACGATCTGATCGAGCAGGAAATCATTTATGAAGATACTGCTCACGACCGCCAGGTGCGTGTGGTGTCAAATAATCCACGCACAGAGAATAGCATGGGCTGGTACCTTGATCTTGTGCCTCCAGGCAATAAT is from Isoalcanivorax pacificus W11-5 and encodes:
- a CDS encoding pilus assembly protein, with product MKMLRIGKRLLWGAVVMAWFPASVSAIEISQTPLFIASNVPGNLALVPSVEYPTVISVANLGDYNQNTSYIGYFDAGKCYRYSSDNSESQRHFYPVSITTDHRCTGTGQWSGNFLNWATTQTIDPFRMVLTGGYRVKDTATETWLEKARHDRNELFPDRSISGSSVVSGATPFDASNFKVRIQGLDNQMRFRTGTGDFSSSASTYNGSYHNNNTTYTLSVRVKVCDPDVGVEANCVEYNNGWKPEGLIQAYSEDIRFSIFGYLNDSDASRDGGVMRAPQKYVGPRQYDAQQGWIDNPYKEWDAGTGVFVRNPDSDYATETSGSWDISIEDSGVINYLNKFGQLNDNNFKSHDPVSELYYTAHRYFRGLGPVAAYSSKGSANASTRRAWADNFPVIDDWSGIDPIQYACQANVILGIGDANTHRDKNLPGSTYGNNEPNKPTQVSQDSAINVVALTNLVGQLEGIGNIGSSSSFSGRDNSAFIAGLAYHAHTTDLRDDLEGDQTVSTHWVDVLENSYLEPINRNQYYLAAKYGGFRVPEGFDPASPESDMIQDQDWHTSGEMLYPGNQNNLSGQPIKRPDNYYLAGRADRMVASLEAAFATIVANIQASSASIAANSTRLDTDTLVFQARFNSASWRGDLFAYRLQSDGSLGSVPQWDAASVLDGMNLADRNVLFAGSSGTLEPFSWENLSAAQRTILNNNDLGESRIAYLTGNRTQERQNGGPFRTRSSRLGDIVNSNPAFSGQESYGYHRLPGAEGSSYYSFYQQKRNEELRPPVVYVGANDGMLHAFHADTGEELFAYVPSMVLPQMAALSEPGYEHRYSVDGSPTIADAYIDGEWRTVLIGALGAGGRGLFALDITHPNEPELLWEFTHPELGEGVEEVSVVRTEVGNQDDPKWIVALGNGYNSASGQAALLLIDLASGEMLAESPVYTGAGSVDEPNGMAAVIAISSSGGRTADTMYAGDLQGNLWKFDQIQANGNNKGVWRLADGEDEPLFTAVSPDQGAPRQPITSKPEAGFNSDGQVMIYFGTGKYLEAVDVESSGLRFTHSAYGIVDDGSLGITRDDLIEQEIIYEDTAHDRQVRVVSNNPRTENSMGWYLDLVPPGNNGESNGERIVVRPVLRGESVVFVTLIPSSSPCDTGGTSWMMALSRDTGGRIDGGVFDVDGDGVVDENDYVVIDGVEVPVSGLGSESGILTRPNILAGIDGVDSGYVTGSTGDTERFNIQGDGTGLGRQSWRQLR